CCAGGATGGACATAACCTGTATATTGAAGGCATTGATCTGGAAAATAATCCCTGTGAATTTACCGGAAACTCCAGATATGCCATCGCATCCTACCACTCTCAGCTTAATATGATAAATACTGTTATCGGCGGAAACAGTAATGATGCTAATTATCATGGAGTATATCTCTATGATTCTGCCATCGGAGAATCCAGTTTTGAAGATTGTGAAGTTTCCTATAATAACGGAACTGGCTTTATTTTTAATTGCACTTATGTTGGGTTGTTTGACAATATCAGCTCCAGTTACAACGAGCTTCACGGTATCTATTGCCATACAGGAACAAGATTCATCGATGATATCCAATATAACAGTTTTACTAACGTAGAATTACTTCAAAATGAAAAGGCTGAGTTTATTGCCTGGGAACCTGAGAGTTTTCGCATGGGAAATGGGCATCCAATTACTCTTACTCCTTATGAAACTGAATATCCCATCCTGGTAAACCTTTTCTGGGAAGATGGTGATGGACCTGTGGATATCAGAGGAACAGACCTTGTTTCTGATGATGTTCAGTATTTATTGCCTGCTGATCCTGATGCCTGGATTGTTAATGAAAATTATAACCTTTCAGATGAAGCAATACTTCTGAGTAATGCTGCTTTGGAAATTGCCGGAGAAGATTACGATGAGGCAGAGATTATTCTCAAAGATGTGATAGTTGTTTACCCGGACAGCAAAGAAGCTGCCTCTGCGGTTTATTATCTTTATCAATTAACCGGTATGACCACCCAGGATTATGCAGCTTTGATCACTTATCTGCAAAGTATCTACTTCCAGGAAGGTTCCGAATTAGCCAAAGCAGTTAAAGCAGTTATTGCCAAAAGCTTTATGAAAGAAGAACTCTACCTGCAAGCCATTGCTACAATCGAAGATCTGATCGCTTCACTTGAAGATGAAGACGAGATCATCTCAGCCCTGATTGACGAGGGCTACTATTACCTGCAACTGGCTGAAAGCGGTATTAGAGACCTGCCCGAAGAATGCTCTCTCAAGGTTAATTCCTTTACGGAATATCAAAATAAGGCTTTTGAACTTCAAAATCAAATGTCAAACTTCAAAGCTTATGATTATCTGACTAATGTCCAAAAACCTTCACAACTGCTTTCTAATAATTATCCCAATCCATTTAATCCCTCCACGACTATACAATATGTCTTGCCTGTTAACTCTCACCTTGAATTGGCTATCTACAATATCAAAGGTCAAAAGATCAATACTCTGGTTAATGAATATTGCCAGTCAGGTGCTCACAGTATCGTCTGGAATGGAAATGATGCCAGTGGCAGCCCTGTTGCTTCAGGTTTATACTTCTATCGTCTGAAAACCGATACCGAAACGAATTCAGGCAAGCTGATGCTGCTGAAATAACCCATTTAACCAGGAGCGGATATTTTCCGCTCCTGGTTTTTTAAAAGGATAATACTGTGAAAAATATATTTCTTATACTCCTATGCTTGCCTATGTTTTGCCTATCCGGCACGATTATTACCGGTACGATCGATGGTGACACTGTCTGGTCACCGGAAAACAATCCTTACGAAGTCTTTGACATCGTTACTATCACTGAAAATACCACCCTTACCATAATGCCTGGTACGGAAGTCATTATGGATTCCAAAAGGTGTATCTGTCATGATGATAGACTTGATTTCTTCTGGGAAATCTCTCCCTCCCATCCAGGAACTTTCTACATATATGGCAGAATTATTGCTTGTGGAACTGAGCAGGACAGTATCATTTTCACCAGACCTCCCAATTCTCCTAATGAATTATGGGGTAATTTCTATATTTATCCCAATGCCCCTCTGAACATCTTTGAACACTGCTCCATAAGTTACAGTTTTTCTTTCAACAGATTTCTTGGTGATCCCTCCGATGCCTGTATCCGGGCTGAAAACGGCAGGATCATTGTTCGCAATTGCCATTTTTATAATAACCAGTGTCCGGTATCCACAGAGAGTAATCCCGATAGTAATAATTCCATGCTCTGCGAGGTTACTAATAATCTTTTTGAACTTTTGAATAACGAAAATGACTATCTGGAGTATCGTATCACCACTCAGTGTATAGTTTGGCAGGTTATTGATAATGGTTATTCTCCCTTGTTTGCTGGCAATGTTTTCAGAAATTTACCTCATGGTGGCGGTGGATGCCCAAACTCCGTTTTTAATTCTTTTAGCAATATTAACTCATCTGTCTCAGGTATTGCTTCTGGTTTATGCCCATCATATTTTTACAAAAACGCATTTCTGAATTGTGGAGAAAATGGGCTTGATATTATCTACGGTAATGCTTATGAATATCCACTTAATCAAAACTATATTAAGTCCAATTCCTTTATACATCATGGGTTTACTTCACCGCAATTTGTAAATTTCTATCATGATGCTTATGCTGAAATTTATGATAACTATTTTGAACAATACGATTTCGTGACTAATATGCACGCCTCAGGTAAAATTTTCAATAATATCTTTAATAATTCTCATGTGATCACGGATTCGCTTTTTGAATTTAATAACAACATAGTTTATAACGGTGGAAGTTTCTATAATTATAAACACCCGAGTTCCAATAATATCATTATTTTAGATGACTCTGAATTTGCCTATAGAGCTGGCAGATTGCTGGAAAATTCTATCATTCTCACTGCTCAAGGCGAAATGGAGGAAAATATTTATAGTCAATTACCACCAGATACTCTTCGCAATTGTATAATTGACTTTGATATTGCTGAATATCCTTATATCATTGACGGAGGAAATAATATCGTTATTACCCCTGAGCAGATTAACGAAGTTTTCGTTAATTTCGCAAATGATGATTTTCATCTATCACCTGGCAGTCCAGCTATTGATGCTGGTTACGATACCCCCAGATACGAATACAATCCCTTTGACCTGGATGGCAGGATCAGGCAATGGAGCGGTATCCCGGGCAACGATGCCATTATTGACATCGGCGTTTATGAATACGGCAGCCCCGAACTCGGTGAAATTATGGTTAATACTTATAATGCCGAAAGTCAGGATATTGTTAATTATGTGCTCCTGATCTTTAATGATGATCCGTCAGATTTTGAGTTTACAGATAATTATGGTTATGCATTAGTAAAAAGACCGGCAGGCATATATGAAGTGCAGGCTCAGCGCATGCTGTATGAAGATGTCTGGACAGGTGAAGTGGAATTCGTCTCCGGCGAATGTGGTGACCTCTTCATTCCCTTGACTCCCATCTATTATTTATCCGATGATAATAGCTCGATCCCGAATATCAAATCAATCCATTCTATCAAAAATTATCCCAACCCCTTCAATCCTTCAACAACAATTTCATATACCCTCGAAGAAACACAAAATATCCAGCTCACTATCTACAATATCAAAGGTCAGAAGATCAATACTCTGGTTAATGAATCTTGCCAGTCAGGTGCTCACAGTATCGTCTGGAATGGAAATGATGCCAGTGGCAGCCCTGTTGCTTCAGGTTTATACTTCTATCGCCTGAAAACCGATAACGAAACAAATTCCGGTAAGCTGATGCTGTTGAAATAATGACATATAGCCCCACCCCTTGGAGTTGATAATCATATAAATAAAGCTCCATGAGGCTTGATGAAAAAACGCCAGAATCCTCAGTAGCTTTCCGTAAATTCTTCGTAGCTATATCAAGGGAAGGATAAGGAAGTCTTTTATTCTATCGTTCGTCATGATAGAAATCTTTTGCAATTTCGTAACTGCCCTTAAATAGTCAAATTTGCATAATCTCTTTAATAATCGCCATAATTCACTGCAAATAATTACTTTGTGCCTTGTGCAAGCGTTTCTTATCACATTTACTTACCCAGTGTGGCCTCCCTGTGGCTTACCTGTGGCTAAATGACCTGTTATGGGTAATAACTATAACATTAGTTCTGGATCAAATATTTTAAAAATAATAGCAGCAAAAAGAAAAGGCGATAGATACAATTTGGGAGGGAGTTATCTATCGCCTTAGAGAGAATCTTATTTATTTCTATTAATGTTCTGGTTTCATTTGTGGAAAGAGGATCACTTCCTTGATAGAAGTATTATTGGTGAAAAGCATTATCAAGCGGTCAATCCCGATTCCCAGTCCACCTGTAGGTGGCATGCCGTATTCCATGGCTTCAATGAAATCCTCATCCATCAAGTTAGCTTCAGAATCACCCATCTCACGCATTTTCACCTGATCTTCCAAACGCTGTCGCTGATCGATTGGATCATTTAACTCAGTAAAGGCATTGGCATATTCATTTCCCATGATAAAGAGCTCAAAGCGTTCCACTATCTCTGTCTCACCAGGTTTTAGCTTTGCCAGCGGAGAGATTTCCCGCGGATAATCAAGCACAAAAGTCGGCTGGATAAGTTTGGGCTCCACAAAGTGATCAAAGAGTGCTTCAATAAGTTTACCACTGCCGGCTGAAGGCGCTACTTCAATTTTATGTTCCAGGCAAAATGCGTTGATTTTATCAAAATCAAAATCACTGGCATCAAAACCTGCATATTCCTTGATCAGATCCAGCATAGTCGCCTGACAGAAAGGTGCTTTGAAATCAAGCTCAACATCATTACAAGTAATAGTATCTGTGTGCAATACTTCTTTTGCAAGGTGCTTGATCAGGCTTTCAGTAAGCTCGATCATCCCATCGAGGTCAGTGTATGCCTGATAAAGTTCCAAAAGTGTAAATTCAGGATTATGTGATCTATCCATTCCCTCATTACGGAATACTTTGCCAATTTCATAAACCCGCTCAAATCCTCCCACAATAAGCCTTTTAAGATAGAGCTCAATAGCTATTCGCATATACAATTCTATATCCAGTGTGTTATGATGAGTTAAAAACGGACGAGCTTGAGCTCCACCGTATAAGGGTGTAAGAATTGGTGTTTCTACTTCCAGAAAACCTCTTCCTTCCAGAAAATGACGAATCCCGGAAATCAAATGTGCTCTGGTCTCAAAACTGTGCTTATGTTCCGGATTAAGTAATAAATCCAGATAGCGCTTGCGGTAACGCGTTTCTATATCATGAAATTCATCATAACGAATAGTTTTGCCATCTACCACCTTCTCTTTAACTACCGGTAAAGGACGCAAAGCTTTGCACAGTATAGTAACCTTATTTACTTTCACGGAATATTCACCCATCTGGGTAACAAAACAGATGCCATCTACCTGTACAAAATCTCCCAGATCGCAGGCTTTGAAAACGTCATAATTCTCTTCACCAGTATTATCTTTACGTACAAATATCTGAATATTACCTGATTCATCAGCAATATTGCCAAATCCTACCTTACCCTGACGCCGCAAGGCGACAAGTCTGCCAGTAACTGATACTCGCTCTTCTGATTCTATTAGCTCATCTTTTCGGGCAATGAGTTCTGATACTACATGAGTTCTGTGTGAGCGATTGGGATAAGCATTCACCTGCATATCCACCAGACGCTGTAATTTCTGACGCCGGGCCTGCATCAATTGATTTCTATTATCCATGGCATTCTCCATTATTTATAATTAACTGAACACATTTTAAATCAGCAGTTTAGATGTCAAGATAAGTAGGACTTGGCAGCGTAAGCGAAGGATGGACCTGGAAGAGACTGTTCAATTCCCACCAGCCAAGTCCTTGCGAATGGTGATTGCACCTCCGCAATGGTCGAACAGAGGATAGAAGTTTATAAATATCTATAAATAAACCAGTTAGCAATGGTTGATAGACAATTCCCACCAGC
This Candidatus Stygibacter australis DNA region includes the following protein-coding sequences:
- a CDS encoding T9SS type A sorting domain-containing protein, encoding MKNIFLILLCLPMFCLSGTIITGTIDGDTVWSPENNPYEVFDIVTITENTTLTIMPGTEVIMDSKRCICHDDRLDFFWEISPSHPGTFYIYGRIIACGTEQDSIIFTRPPNSPNELWGNFYIYPNAPLNIFEHCSISYSFSFNRFLGDPSDACIRAENGRIIVRNCHFYNNQCPVSTESNPDSNNSMLCEVTNNLFELLNNENDYLEYRITTQCIVWQVIDNGYSPLFAGNVFRNLPHGGGGCPNSVFNSFSNINSSVSGIASGLCPSYFYKNAFLNCGENGLDIIYGNAYEYPLNQNYIKSNSFIHHGFTSPQFVNFYHDAYAEIYDNYFEQYDFVTNMHASGKIFNNIFNNSHVITDSLFEFNNNIVYNGGSFYNYKHPSSNNIIILDDSEFAYRAGRLLENSIILTAQGEMEENIYSQLPPDTLRNCIIDFDIAEYPYIIDGGNNIVITPEQINEVFVNFANDDFHLSPGSPAIDAGYDTPRYEYNPFDLDGRIRQWSGIPGNDAIIDIGVYEYGSPELGEIMVNTYNAESQDIVNYVLLIFNDDPSDFEFTDNYGYALVKRPAGIYEVQAQRMLYEDVWTGEVEFVSGECGDLFIPLTPIYYLSDDNSSIPNIKSIHSIKNYPNPFNPSTTISYTLEETQNIQLTIYNIKGQKINTLVNESCQSGAHSIVWNGNDASGSPVASGLYFYRLKTDNETNSGKLMLLK
- the lysS gene encoding lysine--tRNA ligase; this encodes MDNRNQLMQARRQKLQRLVDMQVNAYPNRSHRTHVVSELIARKDELIESEERVSVTGRLVALRRQGKVGFGNIADESGNIQIFVRKDNTGEENYDVFKACDLGDFVQVDGICFVTQMGEYSVKVNKVTILCKALRPLPVVKEKVVDGKTIRYDEFHDIETRYRKRYLDLLLNPEHKHSFETRAHLISGIRHFLEGRGFLEVETPILTPLYGGAQARPFLTHHNTLDIELYMRIAIELYLKRLIVGGFERVYEIGKVFRNEGMDRSHNPEFTLLELYQAYTDLDGMIELTESLIKHLAKEVLHTDTITCNDVELDFKAPFCQATMLDLIKEYAGFDASDFDFDKINAFCLEHKIEVAPSAGSGKLIEALFDHFVEPKLIQPTFVLDYPREISPLAKLKPGETEIVERFELFIMGNEYANAFTELNDPIDQRQRLEDQVKMREMGDSEANLMDEDFIEAMEYGMPPTGGLGIGIDRLIMLFTNNTSIKEVILFPQMKPEH